TTTTAATTGCCAGCCGTCAAATGCGCTATTGACAAGGCGGATAAGATCGCCTTTTGTATAGCCCCTAATGTGATTGCTATAGTTTTTGATGCAGGAGGGCTGTTGTCCAAATAAAAGCAACAACCTTTGATGCAGCGCAGCCAAATTTGGCACTCCAACAATAAGATGTCCGCCGGGTTTTAAAACCCGAGTGATTTCGTGTAAAATCCAAAACACAGCTTTAACATGCTCAAACACTTGATTGATAATTATTATGTCTACGCTTCCAGCTGCAAACGGAAGATGGTCTCGTTCAAGATCAAGATTGACAAGCTCTATCCCTTTGTCTTCAAACTTTTTCTTGGCGAGAGGTTCATCTGATTTTAAATAGTTGTCTACGGCAAAAAGAGCTAAATTTTTGGCGTGGCTAGGCCAAAAATGGGGGGGGGGGGGGGTATTTTTAAATAATTCCATAGCACATAAG
The genomic region above belongs to Candidatus Margulisiibacteriota bacterium and contains:
- a CDS encoding methyltransferase domain-containing protein, which produces LCAMELFKNTPPPPHFWPSHAKNLALFAVDNYLKSDEPLAKKKFEDKGIELVNLDLERDHLPFAAGSVDIIIINQVFEHVKAVFWILHEITRVLKPGGHLIVGVPNLAALHQRLLLLFGQQPSCIKNYSNHIRGYTKGDLIRLVNSAFDGWQLKHFGGGDFRPFPAFLAKPLAKIFPTLSGTIFFDFQKIKDYPDNGYLKAARQGYCLSSK